One segment of Lachancea thermotolerans CBS 6340 chromosome E complete sequence DNA contains the following:
- the CCT7 gene encoding chaperonin-containing T-complex subunit CCT7 (highly similar to uniprot|P42943 Saccharomyces cerevisiae YJL111W CCT7 Subunit of the cytosolic chaperonin Cct ring complex related to Tcp1p required for the assembly of actin and tubulins in vivo) translates to MNFGNQTPTIVVLKEGTDASQGRGQIISNINACLAIQDTLRPTLGPLGSDILIVSSSGKTTISNDGATILKLLDVVHPAAKTLVDISRAQDAEVGDGTTSVTILAGELMKEAKPFLEEGISSHVIVKGYRKASQLAVAKIQELAQTVTNNGNDRDLLERCARTAMSSKLISSNADFFVKMCVDAVLSLDQEELDDKLIGIKKVPGGAMEDSLFVNGVAFQKTFSYAGFEQQPKKFKSPKILSLNVELELKAEKDNAEVRVEHVEDYHAVVDAEWQIIMDKLKQIEDSGANIVLSKLPIGDLATQYFADRNIFCAGRVAAEDMNRVILAVGGAVQSTTSDIRAEHLGTCEMFEEVQVGSERYNIFKGCPQARTCTLLLRGGAEQVIAEVERSLHDAIMVVKRAIKSKSVVPGGGAIEMEVSKYLRDWSKTIAGKQQLIMHAYAKALEVIPRQLCENAGLDATEILNKLRMAHSRGEQGYGVDFDAETVGDNFAKFVWEPALVKINALNSATEATNLILSVDETIKNKESQPANAGMPAPGARGMGMPMR, encoded by the coding sequence ATGAATTTTGGCAATCAGACACCCACGATTGTTGTGCTTAAAGAGGGTACTGATGCCTCTCAAGGCCGTGGTCAGATTATTTCCAACATCAACGCATGTTTGGCAATTCAAGATACTCTGAGGCCAACCCTGGGCCCTTTGGGGTCGGACATTCTGATAGTGTCGTCCAGCGGTAAGACCACTATCTCCAACGATGGTGCCACAATCCTGAAACTGCTTGATGTCGTTCACCCTGCTGCCAAAACGTTGGTAGACATTTCTAGAGCTCAAGACGCGGAAGTCGGAGACGGTACCACCAGTGTGACCATACTGGCCGGTGAGCTGATGAAGGAAGCCAAGCCCTTCTTGGAGGAGGGGATTTCCTCTCATGTGATTGTCAAGGGCTACAGAAAGGCATCCCAACTTGCAGTGGCCAAAATACAGGAGCTCGCGCAGACCGTGACCAACAACGGCAATGACCGCGACCTGCTAGAGCGCTGCGCAAGGACCGCCATGTCTTCGAAGCTGATCAGCAGCAATGCGGACTTCTTCGTTAAGATGTGTGTGGACGCAGTATTATCGCTGGACCAGGAGGAGCTGGACGACAAGCTCATTGGTATCAAGAAAGTTCCCGGAGGTGCGATGGAAGACTCGCTGTTTGTTAACGGTGTGGCGTTCCAAAAAACCTTTTCTTACGCTGGTTTCGAGCAGCAGCccaagaaattcaaaagccCCAAGATTCTGAGTTTGAACGTGGAGCTCGAGCTCAAGGCCGAGAAAGACAACGCAGAGGTGCGTGTGGAGCACGTGGAGGACTACCACGCCGTGGTTGACGCCGAGTGGCAAATCATTATGGACAAGCTGAAGCAGATCGAGGACTCCGGCGCCAACATCGTTCTGTCGAAACTGCCCATTGGCGACCTGGCCACGCAGTACTTCGCGGACCGCAACATCTTCTGCGCCGGCCGCGTGGCAGCAGAGGACATGAACCGTGTGATCCTGGCTGTGGGCGGCGCCGTGCAGTCGACCACCTCGGACATCCGCGCCGAGCACCTGGGTACCTGCGAAATGTTCGAGGAGGTCCAGGTGGGCTCCGAGCGCTACAACATCTTCAAGGGCTGTCCGCAGGCCCGCACATGcacgctgctgctgcgtGGTGGCGCCGAGCAGGTGATCGCGGAGGTGGAGCGCTCGCTGCACGACGCCATCATGGTGGTCAAGCGTGCCATCAAGAGCAAGAGCGTGGTGcccggcggcggcgccaTCGAGATGGAGGTGTCTAAGTACCTGCGCGACTGGTCCAAAACCATTGCAGgcaagcagcagctcatCATGCACGCCTACGCGAAGGCCCTGGAGGTGATTCCCCGCCAGCTGTGCGAGAACGCGGGGCTCGACGCCACGGAGATCCTTAACAAGCTGCGCATGGCACACAGCCGCGGCGAGCAGGGCTACGGTGTGGACTTCGACGCCGAGACCGTGGGCGACAACTTCGCCAAGTTCGTGTGGGAGCCCGCGCTGGTCAAGATCAACGCGCTGAACAGCGCCACGGAGGCCACCAACCTGATTCTTTCCGTGGACGAGaccatcaagaacaaggagAGCCAGCCCGCCAACGCCGGCATGCCCGCGCCGGGCGCGCGCGGTATGGGCATGCCCATGCGCTAG
- a CDS encoding KLTH0E15532p (similar to uniprot|Q12458 Saccharomyces cerevisiae YDR368W YPR1 2-methylbutyraldehyde reductase may be involved in isoleucine catabolism), whose translation MSGPTNSSAVGKLRTGATIPLLGFGTWRSTEEDGYNAVLTALKVGYRHIDTAAVYGNEAAVGRAIRDSGVPRDQLFVTTKLWNTQHRDPRLALDQSLQRLGLDYVDLYLIHWPLPLRTQRITDGNLFTVPTKEDGKPDVDEQWSYVKTWEMMQDLPDTSKTRAVGVSNFSVTQLQNLLAASGTKVIPAVNQVETHPLLPQDKLYKFCSENNILLEAYSPLGSQGSPLVEEPAVKEIASKHNADPAQVLISWGIKRGYVILPKSVTPSRIESNFKIVDLTDDDFAKINNIHKEKGEKRINDPDWFHFDEN comes from the coding sequence ATGTCAGGCCCAACAAACTCATCTGCTGTTGGTAAGCTAAGAACCGGCGCTACTATCCCTCTGTTGGGATTCGGCACTTGGCGCTCGACCGAGGAGGACGGCTACAACGCGGTCCTGACGGCGCTCAAGGTCGGCTACCGCCACATCGACACAGCGGCCGTTTACGGCAACGAGGCTGCGGTCGGTCGGGCGATCCGCGACTCCGGCGTCCCCCGTGACCAGTTGTTCGTCACCACCAAGCTGTGGAACACTCAGCACCGCGACCCTAGACTGGCGCTGGACCAGTCCCTGCAGCGCCTAGGCCTCGACTACGTAGACCTATACCTGATCCACTGGCCACTGCCTTTGCGCACGCAGCGCATCACGGACGGCAACCTGTTCACCGTCCCCACCAAGGAGGACGGCAAGCCCGACGTCGACGAGCAGTGGTCTTACGTCAAGACCTGGGAGATGATGCAGGACCTGCCCGACACCAGCAAGACTCGTGCCGTGGGTGTGTCCAACTTCTCTGTCACCCAGCTGCAGAACCTGCTCGCCGCTTCCGGCACCAAGGTTATCCCAGCCGTCAACCAGGTCGAGACTCACCCTCTGCTGCCCCAGGACAAGCTCTACAAGTTCTGCTCCGAGAACAACATCCTGCTCGAGGCCTACTCGCCTCTGGGCTCCCAGGGCTCGCCTCTAGTTGAGGAGCCAGCGGTCAAGGAGATTGCCTCCAAGCACAACGCTGATCCAGCCCAGGTTCTAATCAGCTGGGGTATCAAGCGCGGCTACGTGATCCTGCCAAAGTCCGTGACCCCAAGCAGAATCGAGTCCAACTTCAAGATCGTCGACCTCACTGACGACGACTTtgccaagatcaacaacattCACAAGGAGAAGGGGGAGAAGAGAATCAACGACCCTGACTGGTTCCACTTTGACGAGAACTAG
- the DAL80 gene encoding Dal80p (some similarities with uniprot|P42944 Saccharomyces cerevisiae YJL110C GZF3 GATA zinc finger protein and Dal80p homolog that negatively regulates nitrogen catabolic gene expression by competing with Gat1p for GATA site binding function requires a repressive carbon source dimerizes with Dal80p and binds to Tor1p): MTKSSVAVAAAPGAKPAESNGNAAGSPMCKNCHTLTTPLWRRNEHGAVLCNACGLFLKLHGRSRPISLKTDVIKSRNRKSNHGTAATGSAGSDSSGDQRKKEHKKRKAQDSRELHAAETLETLMRKGSGGSGGSGGSPPQLGRPVQPAPPAAAKAAAAEAGTPGAANVQNAAAVTPAATPAGSVSGPGSKPALSNAWRKIAPGNRTPPANVPQMPANPLPHLSMLFGGMNPSSPPSRFPARSEERAHPQFAALDPEILGDKVPAAEMAESHSRLSAAPQLPSQFQGHKPSPGETHQSLQTVPPGASLTSSALAHQEREHVQPLHMASINEILNSQKPKSEKSASAMGSPPVHPGLSSTTIPQVNSPVSRPLPHGANGPIFDTMRRYSSEGGARRMQPGSQYSASPPPMDLQHSIAATHASSTRPPLGPRLEGHHRTPSDTRLRKNLSGERLHMEMQQSGSVNDHRQQFQAPPPHQQDLPVSRQTSGDSIQAQPPLVKLLQSQEEAIKLKTRISELELVTDLYKRHIFELDAKCRALEERLG; this comes from the coding sequence ATGACAAAGTCCAGTGTTGCAGtagcggcggcgccgggCGCGAAACCCGCAGAATCCAACGGCAATGCTGCAGGATCGCCTATGTGCAAGAACTGTCACACGCTGACAACGCCGCTCTGGCGCCGGAATGAACACGGAGCGGTCTTATGCAATGCGTGCGGGCTGTTTCTGAAGCTGCACGGGCGATCCAGGCCCATCAGTCTCAAGACAGACGTGATCAAGTCGCGAAACCGCAAGAGCAACCACGGCACCGCCGCCACCGGCAGCGCAGGCAGCGACTCGTCCGGGGACCAGCGCAAGAAAGagcacaagaagcgcaaggcaCAGGACTCGCGCGAACTGCACGCCGCAGAGACGCTTGAGACACTAATGCGGAAGGGCAGCGGCGGGAGCGGCGGGAGCGGCGGCAGCCCTCCTCAGCTCGGGCGGCCCGTCCAGCCCGCCCCGCCTGCGGCCGCGAAGGCTGCGGCGGCAGAGGCGGGGACGCCGGGCGCGGCCAATGTGCAGAACGCTGCGGCGGTGACGCCCGCCGCGACTCCTGCTGGGAGCGTTTCGGGCCCCGGCTCCAAGCCCGCTCTGTCCAACGCATGGCGCAAAATAGCGCCTGGCAACCGCACGCCGCCCGCCAATGTTCCGCAGATGCCCGCCAACCCACTGCCACACTTGTCGATGTTGTTCGGAGGCATGAACCCCTCTAGCCCACCCTCGCGGTTTCCGGCGCGTTCCGAGGAGCGCGCGCACCCGCAGTTCGCTGCCCTGGACCCTGAGATACTAGGAGACAAGGTGCCAGCGGCCGAGATGGCGGAGTCGCACTCGCGTCTTTCCGCAGCGCCGCAGTTGCCAAGCCAGTTCCAGGGCCACAAGCCCTCGCCTGGTGAGACCCACCAGAGCCTCCAGACGGTACCGCCCGGGGCCTCTCTCACATCTTCGGCACTCGCCCATCAGGAACGCGAGCATGTGCAGCCTCTCCATATGGCGTCGATCAACGAGATTCTGAATAGCCAAAAACCAAAGTCAGAAAAGTCGGCATCTGCGATGGGCTCGCCGCCTGTGCATCCCGGCCTGTCCTCCACAACCATCCCGCAGGTCAACTCGCCAGTCAGCCGGCCGCTCCCGCACGGCGCCAATGGCCCGATCTTCGACACTATGCGCCGTTACAGCTCAGAAGGTGGAGCGCGCAGGATGCAGCCCGGATCGCAGTACTCGGCTTCACCTCCACCCATGGATCTGCAGCACAGCATTGCTGCCACGCACGCCTCGAGCACCCGCCCTCCGCTCGGCCCCCGGCTAGAAGGCCACCATCGTACCCCGTCGGACACCCGTCTGAGGAAGAACCTGAGTGGGGAACGACTCCACATGGAAATGCAGCAGTCCGGGAGTGTCAACGATCACCGCCAGCAGTTTCAGGCTCCACCACCGCACCAGCAAGATTTGCCTGTGAGCCGACAGACCTCGGGCGACTCTATCCAAGCGCAGCCACCACTAGTCAAGCTTCTGcagagccaagaagaagccatcAAGCTGAAGACGCGCATCAGCGAGCTAGAGCTGGTCACTGATCTCTACAAGAGACACATTTTCGAGCTCGATGCGAAATGCagagctttggaagaaagacTGGGCTGA
- the KAE1 gene encoding tRNA N6-adenosine threonylcarbamoyltransferase (highly similar to uniprot|P36132 Saccharomyces cerevisiae YKR038C KAE1 Putative glycoprotease that interacts with Bud32p which is a member of the novel protein kinase piD261 family): MVNLNSVPPKNGQCYLALGLEGSANKLGVGIIKHPFLSKHENSDLSHYCEMEILSNIRDTYVTPPGEGFLPRDTARHHRNWVVRLVRRALQEANVSDPSQLDTICFTKGPGMGAPLHSVVILARTLSIMWDVPLVGVNHCVGHIEMGREITKAENPVVLYVSGGNTQVIAYSENCYRIFGETLDIAIGNCLDRFARTLKIPNEPSPGFNIEQLAKKSLNKQDLVELPYTVKGMDLSMSGILGYVDSLAKDLFNKNTKNKILFDPKTGEQLVTVEDICYSLQENLFAMLVEITERAMAHVNSNQVLIVGGVGCNVRLQEMMATMCRDRSNGQVHATDERFCIDNGVMIAQAGLLQFRMGNVVKDLSETVVTQKFRTDEVYVAWRE; this comes from the coding sequence ATGGTAAACCTCAATAGTGTACCCCCCAAGAACGGCCAGTGCTACCTCGCTCTTGGGCTGGAAGGCTCGGCCAATAAACTTGGCGTGGGCATCATCAAACACCCGTTCCTTTCCAAGCATGAAAACAGCGACCTTTCGCACTACTGCGAAATGGAGATTCTTTCCAACATCAGAGACACATACGTCACGCCCCCGGGCGAGGGTTTTCTTCCCCGGGACACCGCGAGGCATCACCGCAACTGGGTCGTTCGGCTGGTTCGCCGTGCGCTTCAGGAGGCCAATGTGTCGGACCCCAGCCAGCTCGACACCATCTGCTTCACCAAGGGCCCTGGTATGGGCGCACCCCTGCATTCCGTTGTGATACTCGCAAGGACGCTCTCCATTATGTGGGACGTGCCCCTAGTGGGAGTTAATCACTGCGTAGGCCACATCGAGATGGGCCGGGAAATCACAAAGGCCGAGAACCCCGTAGTTCTTTACGTTAGCGGTGGCAACACTCAGGTTATCGCGTACTCTGAAAACTGCTACCGCATCTTTGGCGAAACCCTCGACATCGCCATAGGAAACTGTTTGGACAGGTTCGCGCGAACCTTGAAGATCCCAAATGAACCTTCTCCGGGCTTCAACATTGAACAGCTAGCCAAGAAATCCCTAAACAAGCAGGACCTAGTCGAGCTGCCGTATACTGTGAAGGGCATGGACTTGTCGATGAGCGGTATCCTCGGTTACGTGGACTCCCTAGCCAAGGACCTCTTCAAtaaaaacaccaaaaacaagatccTGTTCGACCCCAAGACTGGAGAGCAGCTTGTTACCGTCGAGGACATTTGCTACTCCCTTCAAGAGAACCTGTTCGCAATGCTTGTGGAGATTACAGAACGCGCCATGGCGCACGTCAACTCTAATCAAGTCCTCATTGTCGGAGGCGTTGGCTGTAACGTTAGGCTGCAAGAAATGATGGCCACGATGTGCCGGGATAGATCTAATGGTCAAGTCCACGCTACGGACGAGCGGTTTTGCATTGACAATGGTGTTATGATTGCCCAGGCTGGCTTGCTACAGTTCAGGATGGGCAACGTTGTGAAGGATCTGTCTGAAACAGTTGTGACTCAAAAGTTTAGGACAGACGAAGTCTACGTAGCATGGAGGGAATAG
- a CDS encoding WD repeat MDV1/CAF4 family protein (similar to uniprot|P47025 Saccharomyces cerevisiae YJL112W MDV1 WD repeat protein that regulates steps in the Dnm1p-dependent process of mitochondrial fission), whose translation MGSESNNKDQLSQIKRAVSTTASALFGSQSMEDTILSYSSPYKKLLHQTITNSGSSSALTKLRSTKNPFKSEENKAFQDIYSASNGKSFFANQFSNTKTSFRVLSYLSDDLLYDIPTITSRGNRDKKLLTENGDSTRRSKKSHPEEPSLFQGFRSSLPIIDETIKAQGPSVQDSQEAPRLLSGSEGGSETEKDERFSLPGDFSWDELNESYSVADLSQTVQSITDNLDLLEIQKNLAASEIREIDLKLQKLKMVRDLVFQRVAKVEQNELFLEKHLALLKDRIDMIEEYGLEDTQSSDTAEKTPQVPEKQHQNNNSASSETSTESEDATDDDSGDDTSALLSQSIYQKIKKSPPNSKPRGSKNALGQKKLPPNLHLNHNRKRKTYPTLQQYYEPGTKISSFTKAHDDSITCLDFDMPFGTMCTAGKLDHSVKIWNLSKKTQIGTLPGHLASVSCMQMDESSSLITGGRDALLKLWDLDKAEEQYFEGVPEEDEELCLHTFDAHVDEITALHFEGNSLVSGSQDRTIRQWDLRTGKCLQTIDINFTNRGTSDGFSTISSNNPRSSVLLTHNDPPVIGALQCYDAAMATGTKDGIVRLWDLRMGQVVRTLEGHTDAVTGLQFDAVNLVTGSLDRSIRIWDLRTGTLADAFAYDSPVSSLQFDLDKIVVANNESMVRVYNRKEEAHWTCGEADAEASGTDVVDFVRYKNGYLVEGRTTGDVNTWAI comes from the coding sequence ATGGGGTCCGAATCGAACAATAAGGACCAGCTGTCCCAAATCAAGAGAGCTGTATCCACTACTGCCTCTGCCCTGTTCGGATCGCAATCGATGGAAGACACAATCCTTTCTTATAGCAGTCCctacaagaagctgcttcatcAGACAATTACAAACTCGGGTTCTAGCAGCGCACTGACGAAATTGCGCAGTACCAAAAACCCTTTCAAGagcgaagaaaacaaggcttttcaagacatCTACTCTGCATCCAATGGCAAATCGTTTTTTGCAAATCAGTTTAGCAACACAAAGACCAGTTTCAGGGTTCTCAGTTACTTGAGTGACGACTTGCTTTATGACATACCGACTATTACTAGTCGTGGCAACAGAGATAAGAAGCTTCTAACCGAGAACGGCGACTCTACTCGTAGAAGCAAAAAGTCCCATCCAGAGGAGCCATCGCTTTTCCAAGGCTTCCGGTCGTCTCTCCCTATTATCGACGAGACAATAAAGGCCCAAGGACCCTCGGTACAAGACTCTCAAGAAGCCCCACGCTTGCTGAGTGGTTCAGAGGGAGGATCTGAAACAGAGAAGGACGAGAGGTTCTCTTTGCCAGGGGATTTTAGCTGGGATGAATTAAACGAGTCGTACTCGGTGGCGGACCTCAGTCAGACAGTTCAAAGCATCACAGATAACCTGGATCTACTggaaattcaaaagaatttggCCGCGAGTGAAATAAGGGAAATcgacttgaagcttcaaaagctcaaaatgGTTCGCGACCTCGTCTTTCAAAGGGTCGCCAAAGTTGAGCAGAATGAGttgtttcttgaaaaacactTGGCACTACTCAAAGATAGAATTGACATGATCGAAGAGTACGGCCTAGAGGATACACAATCGTCTGATACCGCCGAAAAAACTCCGCAAGTTCCCGAGAAACAGCaccaaaacaacaactcTGCGAGCTCGGAAACTTCAACAGAATCAGAAGATGCCACAGACGACGATAGTGGCGATGACACATCTGCATTGCTCAGTCAATCCatatatcaaaaaataaaGAAGAGCCCTCCAAACTCCAAACCGCGCGGTTCGAAGAACGCGCTTGgacaaaagaagctgccgCCAAACCTGCATTTGAATCACAACAGAAAGCGCAAAACTTATCCTACTCTACAACAATACTACGAGCCAGGAACCAAAATATCTTCATTTACCAAGGCCCATGATGATAGCATAACATGCCTCGATTTCGACATGCCTTTTGGGACAATGTGTACAGCTGGAAAGCTCGATCATTCAGTGAAAATCTGGAACCTCAGTAAAAAGACGCAAATCGGTACTCTTCCTGGCCACTTGGCGTCCGTAAGCTGTATGCAGATGGACGAGTCGAGCTCACTTATTACTGGTGGCCGCGACGCACTGCTAAAACTATGGGACCTGGACaaagctgaagaacaatATTTTGAAGGAGTGCCcgaagaggacgaagagctgTGTCTGCACACTTTTGACGCACACGTCGATGAAATCACTGCTCTCCACTTCGAAGGAAATTCGCTAGTTTCAGGATCCCAAGACCGCACAATTAGACAGTGGGATCTCCGAACAGGCAAATGCTTGCAAACGATTGACATCAACTTCACCAACAGAGGCACTTCCGATGGTTTCTCCACAATAAGTTCAAACAATCCCCGCAGCAGCGTTCTTTTGACGCACAATGACCCACCAGTGATCGGCGCTCTGCAGTGCTATGATGCGGCAATGGCGACAGGTACAAAGGATGGCATAGTGAGGCTATGGGATTTAAGAATGGGTCAAGTCGTCAGGACGCTTGAGGGACATACGGATGCTGTTACTGGGCTGCAGTTTGATGCCGTTAACCTAGTAACAGGGTCTCTAGACCGCAGTATCAGAATTTGGGATCTGAGAACAGGTACGCTAGCGGATGCATTTGCCTACGACAGTCCTGTAAGCTCTCTACAATTTGACCTCGATAAGATTGTCGTCGCCAACAATGAAAGCATGGTTAGAGTTTACAACAGAAAAGAGGAGGCACATTGGACCTGCGGCGAGGCAGACGCGGAAGCTTCGGGCACAGACGTTGTGGACTTCGTTAGGTACAAGAATGGCTACTTAGTGGAGGGCCGTACCACGGGTGATGTTAACACATGGGCTATTTAA
- the SPC34 gene encoding Spc34p (similar to uniprot|P36131 Saccharomyces cerevisiae YKR037C SPC34 Component of Dam1p complex important for spindle and kinetochore integrity localized to nuclear side of spindle pole body and along mitotic spindle): MSGDLDDCLDLIAQSSESISTLYFKPPGIFHNAIVPDPNASYADIITKIIRDGDPREEISLYKLDKEGLPKRKDDKMGVFDFLTEYEANLKRNRRIGSVEETPIIHVPKEFYLKQHEQEAKRIRKQEAFILDSVKTDGVLEVLLKRFESDQQVRDLIYALQNGTVITGEDEGGASNRRQTLFVEDFPVELIFKVLNEIVTNWPVSEYQKNYSELLQRFNGIDNEIRQLRSQIKDQEARLSGRQKNSGVARLIEKETQEVQELQRKLGALREQQS; encoded by the coding sequence ATGTCCGGGGATTTGGATGATTGCCTTGATTTGATAGCTCAATCGTCAGAGTCTATTTCAACTTTATACTTTAAGCCGCCAGGCATTTTCCACAATGCCATAGTTCCGGACCCGAACGCTTCTTACGCCGACATCATAACCAAAATCATAAGAGATGGCGACCCTCGAGAGGAGATATCGTTATATAAGTTGGACAAAGAGGGGCTGCCGAAGCGTAAAGATGACAAAATGGGGGTATTTGACTTTTTAACCGAATATGAAGCCAATCTAAAGCGCAATCGGCGCATCGGGAGCGTGGAGGAGACACCTATAATACACGTACCCAAGGAGTTCTATCTCAAACAGCATGAACAAGAGGCTAAACGAATCCGTAAGCAGGAAGCTTTTATCTTGGACAGCGTCAAGACAGACGGGGTTCTAGAGGTACTGctcaaaaggtttgaatCTGACCAACAAGTGCGTGACTTGATCTACGCGCTACAAAACGGAACCGTAATTACGGGAGAGGATGAAGGAGGTGCCAGTAACCGCAGGCAAACCTTATTTGTCGAAGACTTCCCTGTTGAGCTAATTTTTAAGGTTCTCAACGAGATCGTCACTAACTGGCCGGTCTCCGAGTACCAAAAGAACTATTCAGAGCTATTACAACGATTTAACGGAATTGACAACGAGATAAGACAGCTGAGGTCCCAAATTAAGGACCAAGAGGCAAGGCTTAGCGGTAGGCAAAAAAACTCGGGCGTTGCTAGGTTAATTGAAAAGGAgactcaagaagttcaagagcttcaacGAAAACTCGGAGCACTTAGAGAACAGCAGTCGTAG
- the DID2 gene encoding Did2p (highly similar to uniprot|P69771 Saccharomyces cerevisiae YKR035W-A DID2 Class E protein of the vacuolar protein-sorting (Vps) pathway associates reversibly with the late endosome has human ortholog that may be altered in breast tumors) has translation MMSRNPAAGLENTLFQLKFTSKQLNKQAQKAAREEKQEANKLKKALNESEEIARLYASNSVRKRNERLQLLKLASRVDSVASRVQTAVTMRQVSGSMAQVCRGMDKALQSMNLQQITMIMDKFEQQFEDLDASVNVYEDMGANTDAVVVDNDRVDELLSKVADENGLELKQSAALKDVAEVSPATESAADEKEQRLAQRLKALRG, from the coding sequence ATGATGAGCCGTAACCCAGCTGCCGGTTTGGAAAACACGCTTTTCCAACTCAAGTTCACATccaagcagctcaacaagcaaGCGCAGAAGGCTGCGAGAGAGGAGAAGCAGGAGGCCAACAAACTGAAGAAGGCGTTGAACGAAAGCGAGGAGATCGCACGGTTGTACGCGTCGAACTCGGTGCGCAAGCGCAACGAGCGcctgcagctgctgaagctggccTCGCGAGTCGACTCGGTCGCGTCGCGTGTGCAGACCGCCGTGACCATGCGGCAGGTCTCCGGAAGCATGGCGCAGGTCTGCCGCGGCATGGACAAGGCGCTGCAGAGCATGAACCTGCAGCAGATAACCATGATTATGGACAAGTTCGAGCAGCAGTTCGAGGACCTGGACGCCAGCGTTAACGTGTACGAAGACATGGGTGCCAACACGGACGCCGTGGTGGTCGACAACGACCGGGTGGACGAGCTGCTCAGCAAGGTTGCGGACGAGAACGGGCTTGAGTTAAAGCAGTCCGCTGCGCTGAAAGACGTTGCGGAGGTTTCCCCCGCCACGGAGAGCGCCGCCGACGAGAAAGAACAGCGACTGGCCCAGCGCCTCAAGGCCCTGCGAGGATAG